Genomic window (Spirosoma sp. KCTC 42546):
TGTTGAAACAATTAGTGGCCAGCCCGGAAACGATTCTTTAATCGTTGCCAGAACGATAGCTTTTTGTAGCCTCCCACAACGACCACTTCACCCAGCGCTGTAGTATCTTCATTGAGGTTGACCAACATTGGGGTAGCCTGGTCGGGGCGTCGTTGTATTTCCTGCGTTTGAAAGCCGATTGAGGCTACAACCAGCGTAATCAAGTCATCTTTCTGTTCCATTGGAACACTCAATTGGAAGTGTCCGGCAGAATCTGTACTAACGCCTGTTGATGTTCCTTTCAGAACAATACTTACACCCGCAAGACCCGTTTCAGATGACTTCTCGACTACCCGCCCAGTAATTACCCACGACGAGTCCGTTGATGTGGCTCCATCAACAACTAGCTGATTAGCAATATGGCCAAAGCTTTCTGAAGCTTGCGTAGTAGCAGGAACAACAAACAGGGGTTGTGTTTCGGCCTTTACCGTTTGATAGCCTAATAATCCTGCCGCTAACAAGCTAAAAAAACGCACTGGTGCCTGAGAAGCTGGCGTCGGAACATGTAATTTTCTATTGAGTTGGCTTAGTCGAAAACGCCCACAGGTTGAACCTGTAGATTGATTAACCACCTCTACAATCTGCTGATCTGTCAGCCCGGAGAAATCTACCACCGTTTTCTGGCAATGATCGCAAAACCGCCCCGTATCCACAGACTTCATTTTCTGCCAATGCTGCTGGCAAGGTGTATCAATTGCAAGATGAATCCGTTTCATAGGGATTGGGGCAGGTGTCAATTCGGGTAAACCTTAATTGGTGCCGGATGGCCTTGACCTAAGAAGATGTCCGGCAAAAGAAACAAAGAAATACAGGCGTCTTTGCTTTTAACAAGTTAATACAAGGAAAATTGATAAACCCTATTTCCGTTGAATTTTTGCGCTGCCCCCTGGCTAGTCTGAGCACTCACCTCGTCAAACTGAATTACATACCGATCACCAGCCTTTGCTTTTTTTGATAAAACGATTGCCAGCGGTTCGTTGCCTGCCCAGTCGATAAAACTCACTCGTTCGGTACCTCGTACTAAACTGATCGTTGCTT
Coding sequences:
- a CDS encoding carboxypeptidase-like regulatory domain-containing protein: MKRIHLAIDTPCQQHWQKMKSVDTGRFCDHCQKTVVDFSGLTDQQIVEVVNQSTGSTCGRFRLSQLNRKLHVPTPASQAPVRFFSLLAAGLLGYQTVKAETQPLFVVPATTQASESFGHIANQLVVDGATSTDSSWVITGRVVEKSSETGLAGVSIVLKGTSTGVSTDSAGHFQLSVPMEQKDDLITLVVASIGFQTQEIQRRPDQATPMLVNLNEDTTALGEVVVVGGYKKLSFWQRLKNRFRAGH